TCTTTAAACCAAATGAATGCTTTACGTAATTGATGCTCGGAAGCGTTCAATCCACGCTGGGGCAGCCTCTCCAAAGTCACGAGATATGTTTGATAGAACTGGTTGTTATGTCGGTTCAGTACCAATTTAGGTTGGGGTACAAGACTTACCGGATCCAGGTATCCGATATAGCTGTTTTGGAGTTGCTCCTTACGTTTGGAGTTTCTCTCTGCATCATAATCTGCGGCAATCAGATCCTGAAGATACCCCAGTCCAGCCAAAATCATAACACTGATTGTTGTTATTCTTTGCTGTCCGTCAATGATATCAAACTGTTTGTTATCAGAGGACTGAAGCACAAGATATCCCATGTAGTGCGCTGCCTGACTATCCTGTTCATAAAGACCCATTATATCCTGCCAAAGGTCATCCCACTCGTCCTCTGCCCAGGAATAATCACGTTGGAAAGGAGGTACTCTGT
This portion of the Chitinispirillales bacterium ANBcel5 genome encodes:
- a CDS encoding DUF262 domain-containing protein, with amino-acid sequence MSTMNFNTANNTFRQLLGNGLGYRVPPFQRDYSWAEDEWDDLWQDIMGLYEQDSQAAHYMGYLVLQSSDNKQFDIIDGQQRITTISVMILAGLGYLQDLIAADYDAERNSKRKEQLQNSYIGYLDPVSLVPQPKLVLNRHNNQFYQTYLVTLERLPQRGLNASEHQLRKAFIWFKERIKGHCGVDEKGGECLARFIDSLVDKLFFTVITVTDELNAFKVFETLNARGVRLSATDLLKNYL